Proteins co-encoded in one Candidatus Stoquefichus sp. SB1 genomic window:
- a CDS encoding sensor histidine kinase encodes MRKTYFQSLTSLRVFMILLNLIIVMFYGTIALLTTKYIIQNHIARDFLDEVSYIPHHPMLVFLGSILMFAILSYIIYYRSEHEIVNKKMNIIYNGIEFIVCAMIIYLLYMGYNGIILLVFCDCIYHLKDDKYSKWLLTAMVFVYLFASYDVFSAFVPMTNMQQYMLVYDASIRSMLMIGKNILETCNLLLFIVFIIVYIAQQMQENENITKELSMIHQVNQELRNYAAITEKIGENNERKRLAREIHDTLGHALTGIAAGVDACIAMIDINPAATKKQLQVVSKVVREGIGDVRNSLNKLRPGALEAHGLKGAIEKMIEEFADVSDLEIYLNYQLEQVDFEKTKEDVLFRIIQESITNALRHGGADRIDIDIYQQDDILILKVQDNGVGCKDIQYGFGLKQMSERVAIINGTVMYDGDNGFLTVVKIPIQRGENYGKSIDC; translated from the coding sequence ATGCGTAAAACATATTTTCAATCTTTAACCTCATTAAGAGTATTTATGATTTTATTAAATCTTATTATTGTTATGTTTTATGGAACAATTGCCTTATTAACAACGAAGTATATTATACAAAATCATATAGCAAGAGATTTTTTAGATGAAGTTTCCTATATTCCACATCATCCAATGCTGGTGTTTTTAGGATCAATTTTAATGTTTGCAATATTGAGTTATATTATTTATTATCGAAGTGAACATGAGATAGTCAATAAGAAAATGAATATTATATATAATGGAATTGAATTTATTGTTTGTGCAATGATTATTTATCTTTTATATATGGGATATAATGGAATTATTTTATTGGTTTTTTGTGATTGCATTTATCATTTAAAAGATGATAAATATTCAAAATGGTTACTGACAGCGATGGTTTTTGTTTATCTGTTTGCAAGTTATGATGTATTTTCGGCTTTTGTACCAATGACAAATATGCAACAATATATGCTGGTTTATGATGCCAGTATACGCAGTATGTTAATGATTGGTAAAAATATTTTAGAGACTTGTAATTTGCTTTTGTTTATTGTTTTTATTATTGTTTATATTGCTCAGCAAATGCAGGAAAATGAAAATATTACAAAAGAGTTATCAATGATACACCAAGTCAATCAGGAATTAAGAAATTATGCAGCTATTACAGAAAAAATTGGTGAAAATAATGAAAGAAAACGTTTGGCTCGTGAAATTCATGATACATTAGGACATGCTTTGACTGGAATTGCAGCAGGTGTTGATGCATGTATTGCGATGATTGATATCAATCCAGCAGCAACCAAAAAGCAGCTTCAAGTTGTTTCGAAAGTTGTCAGAGAAGGAATTGGTGATGTTCGCAATTCCTTGAATAAACTAAGACCTGGTGCTTTGGAAGCACATGGATTAAAGGGTGCTATTGAGAAAATGATTGAAGAATTTGCTGATGTTAGTGATTTGGAGATTTATCTTAATTATCAGTTGGAGCAGGTTGATTTTGAAAAGACAAAAGAAGATGTGTTATTTCGAATTATTCAAGAAAGTATTACGAATGCTTTAAGACATGGTGGTGCTGATAGGATTGATATAGATATTTATCAGCAGGATGATATTTTGATTCTTAAAGTTCAGGATAATGGTGTAGGCTGCAAGGACATTCAATATGGATTTGGATTAAAGCAAATGAGTGAAAGAGTGGCTATTATTAATGGAACTGTAATGTATGATGGAGATAATGGTTTTTTAACTGTTGTTAAAATACCAATACAAAGGGGAGAAAATTATGGTAAGAGTATTGATTGCTGA
- a CDS encoding ABC transporter substrate-binding protein, whose translation MNKKYGIISLIIISCLIALVCWPRKVILRIGIFAGSNWDVPSGDCYVIIDEAIERFEKAYPYVQIEYDSGILKEDYSNWLSEQYLKGNEPDVFMILNQDFNTLSSLGALKNLDHLMENDEFDKTQYYQSALQAGIYQNNQYALPYESNPTLMFVNKTLLEKEGIEMPHNDWTLNDFYNICQKVTKDSHHDGMIDQYGCYNFSWLDSLYSHGVQLFDEEGQECYLNQESVKNAIAFIQKLNQLNQGHTITSYEFDQGQVAFSPMPFSQYRTYKPYPWRVKKYSNFEWDCVKMPSLSTKENSTQVSSLLMGISSRTRHTKTAWEFLKMLTYDEYSQKELFQYSQGISSLKKVTQSPDALSLLNEEDSQVDMSLLNEVMENTVNHNQFKKYESALRLVDTRILQMIQNDEDLDTSLITLQKEINKYLKE comes from the coding sequence ATGAATAAAAAATATGGAATTATAAGTCTCATAATTATTTCTTGTCTTATTGCATTAGTGTGCTGGCCTCGAAAAGTTATATTAAGAATTGGTATTTTTGCTGGAAGTAACTGGGATGTGCCAAGTGGTGATTGTTATGTGATTATTGATGAAGCTATAGAACGTTTTGAAAAAGCTTACCCTTATGTTCAAATAGAATATGATAGTGGTATTCTTAAAGAAGATTACTCAAATTGGTTATCTGAACAATATTTAAAAGGAAATGAACCGGATGTATTTATGATATTGAATCAGGATTTTAATACTTTAAGTTCATTAGGTGCATTGAAAAATTTAGATCATCTAATGGAAAATGATGAATTTGATAAAACACAATATTATCAAAGTGCTCTTCAAGCGGGTATTTATCAAAATAATCAATATGCATTACCTTATGAAAGCAATCCAACGTTAATGTTTGTAAATAAAACATTATTAGAAAAAGAAGGAATAGAAATGCCTCATAATGATTGGACACTGAATGATTTCTATAATATATGTCAAAAAGTAACTAAAGATAGTCATCATGATGGAATGATTGATCAATATGGATGTTATAATTTTAGTTGGTTAGATTCTTTATATAGTCATGGTGTCCAATTGTTTGATGAAGAAGGACAGGAATGTTATTTAAATCAGGAATCAGTTAAGAATGCAATTGCCTTTATTCAAAAGTTGAATCAATTAAATCAGGGACATACAATTACATCTTATGAATTTGATCAAGGACAAGTTGCTTTTTCACCAATGCCTTTTTCACAATATCGTACTTATAAACCTTATCCATGGCGTGTCAAAAAATATTCTAATTTTGAATGGGATTGTGTAAAAATGCCTTCACTTTCTACAAAAGAAAATAGTACACAAGTCTCTTCTTTATTAATGGGTATATCATCTCGAACAAGACATACAAAAACAGCATGGGAATTTTTAAAGATGCTAACATATGATGAATATTCTCAAAAAGAACTTTTTCAATATTCGCAAGGGATTTCTTCATTAAAAAAAGTAACTCAATCACCAGATGCTCTTTCTTTATTAAATGAGGAAGATAGTCAAGTTGATATGAGTTTATTAAATGAAGTTATGGAAAATACAGTGAATCATAATCAATTTAAAAAATATGAGTCAGCACTTCGACTGGTTGATACACGGATTTTACAGATGATTCAAAATGATGAGGATTTAGATACATCGCTCATCACCTTACAAAAAGAAATAAACAAATATCTTAAAGAATAA
- the eno gene encoding phosphopyruvate hydratase produces the protein MNKITSVYAREVLDSRGNPTVEVEVKSESGAFGRAIVPSGASTGVHEAVELRDKDEKRYLGLGVLQAVQNVNDEISKVVIGQEVTDQRKIDQLMIELDGTENKGRLGANAILGVSLAVARCAANGLGLPLYKYIGGANAHVLPTPMMNIINGGAHADNNVDFQEFMILPVSASTFKEAIRMGAEIFHALKKVLKAKGLNTAVGDEGGFAPNLASNEEAIQTILEAIESAGYIPNQDVKIGMDVASSEFYKDGVYTLPGENNKSFTSQELVDFYVELCDKYPIITIEDGLDQDDWEGWAYLTQQLGSRVQLVGDDFFVTNTKRLQQGIDKGVANSILIKVNQIGTLTETLEAIEMAQKANYTAVISHRSGETEDTTIADIAVATNAGQIKTGSASRTDRIAKYNQLLRIEDELSSQSQYAGISAFYQLKK, from the coding sequence ATGAATAAGATTACAAGCGTGTATGCAAGAGAAGTATTGGATTCTCGTGGTAACCCTACTGTTGAAGTAGAGGTTAAAAGTGAAAGTGGAGCCTTTGGTAGAGCCATTGTCCCTAGTGGTGCATCAACTGGTGTTCATGAAGCAGTGGAATTAAGAGATAAAGATGAAAAAAGATATTTAGGATTAGGCGTTTTGCAGGCAGTTCAAAATGTTAATGATGAAATATCAAAAGTTGTGATTGGTCAAGAAGTAACTGATCAAAGAAAAATCGATCAGTTAATGATTGAATTAGATGGTACTGAAAATAAAGGACGTCTAGGTGCAAATGCTATTTTAGGAGTATCTTTGGCAGTTGCAAGATGTGCAGCAAATGGTTTAGGATTACCACTTTATAAGTATATTGGAGGAGCAAATGCCCATGTATTGCCAACTCCAATGATGAACATTATTAATGGTGGAGCACATGCTGATAATAACGTTGATTTTCAAGAGTTTATGATTTTACCAGTGAGCGCATCAACATTTAAGGAAGCAATCAGGATGGGTGCTGAAATCTTCCATGCTTTAAAGAAAGTCTTAAAAGCAAAAGGTTTAAATACAGCAGTTGGAGATGAAGGTGGATTTGCACCAAATCTCGCATCTAATGAAGAAGCTATTCAAACAATCTTAGAGGCTATTGAAAGTGCTGGATATATTCCAAATCAAGATGTGAAAATTGGAATGGATGTTGCAAGTAGTGAGTTTTATAAAGATGGTGTCTATACTTTACCTGGTGAAAACAACAAGTCATTTACTTCTCAAGAATTAGTAGATTTTTATGTAGAGTTATGTGATAAGTATCCAATCATTACAATTGAAGATGGTTTAGATCAAGATGACTGGGAAGGTTGGGCTTATTTAACACAACAATTAGGAAGTCGTGTACAATTAGTAGGTGATGATTTCTTTGTTACGAATACAAAACGTTTACAACAAGGTATTGATAAAGGTGTAGCCAATTCTATTTTGATTAAAGTCAATCAAATTGGAACTTTAACAGAAACATTAGAAGCTATCGAAATGGCACAAAAAGCTAATTATACAGCTGTTATTTCACATCGTTCAGGTGAAACTGAAGATACAACAATTGCTGATATTGCAGTTGCGACTAATGCTGGCCAAATTAAAACAGGTTCAGCTTCTCGTACAGATCGTATTGCTAAATACAATCAATTATTACGTATTGAAGATGAATTATCATCACAATCTCAATATGCTGGAATTTCAGCTTTCTATCAGTTAAAGAAGTAA
- a CDS encoding response regulator transcription factor, producing the protein MVRVLIADDQELIRESLKIVLSTHDDIEVIATAGDGFEVLDVLKREKIDVILMDIRMPRMDGVFCTKAVKEQYPSTKIIILTTFDDDDFVFSALRYGASGYLLKGVGMQELYQAILTVDHGGAMINPDIATKVFRMFSKMTQNNYSVQVDESSLNDISKPEWRVIQQVGFGLSNKEIAQKLFLSEGTVRNYLSSILSKLALRDRTQLAIWAVQSGQTTKDFKDE; encoded by the coding sequence ATGGTAAGAGTATTGATTGCTGATGATCAGGAATTAATTAGAGAGTCTTTAAAAATTGTATTATCAACACATGATGATATTGAGGTCATAGCGACAGCAGGTGATGGATTTGAAGTCCTTGATGTTTTAAAGCGAGAAAAGATAGATGTGATTTTAATGGATATTCGAATGCCTAGAATGGATGGTGTTTTTTGTACCAAGGCTGTTAAAGAACAGTATCCTTCGACAAAGATTATTATTTTAACAACTTTTGATGACGATGATTTTGTTTTTAGTGCTTTGCGTTATGGAGCAAGTGGTTATTTATTAAAAGGGGTTGGTATGCAGGAGTTATATCAGGCAATTTTAACAGTTGATCATGGTGGTGCAATGATTAATCCTGATATTGCAACCAAAGTTTTTCGTATGTTTTCTAAAATGACACAAAACAATTACTCAGTACAGGTAGATGAAAGTTCTTTAAATGATATTAGTAAACCAGAATGGCGTGTGATTCAGCAAGTTGGATTTGGTTTATCAAATAAAGAGATTGCTCAAAAACTGTTTTTATCAGAAGGAACAGTTCGTAATTATCTCAGTTCTATTCTTTCTAAACTTGCATTAAGAGATCGTACACAATTAGCTATTTGGGCTGTTCAGTCAGGTCAAACAACAAAGGATTTTAAAGATGAATAA
- a CDS encoding PTS system mannose/fructose/N-acetylgalactosamine-transporter subunit IIB, translated as MSVSFIRIDDRMIHGQTCTRWAREYPCDGLIAVNDKAAQNDVLKAAYKAASGKKTFVWTLDDFQKKSAKVLSSDTRYFLITKNPIDMYKILVEQGLKCGIDTVIVGPCNDREGAIKLGNNQSITQEEADAFEKMAQAGYQIKFALLPDVSIGTWDDFKAKFGY; from the coding sequence ATGTCAGTTTCATTTATTAGAATTGATGATCGTATGATTCATGGTCAAACATGTACACGTTGGGCACGTGAATATCCATGTGATGGCTTAATTGCTGTGAATGATAAAGCAGCACAAAATGATGTTTTAAAGGCTGCTTATAAAGCAGCAAGTGGTAAGAAAACTTTTGTTTGGACATTGGATGATTTTCAAAAGAAGTCAGCAAAAGTTCTAAGTAGTGATACACGCTATTTTCTGATTACTAAAAACCCAATTGATATGTATAAAATTTTAGTAGAACAGGGGTTAAAATGTGGTATTGATACAGTGATTGTGGGACCATGTAATGATCGTGAAGGTGCTATTAAATTGGGGAATAATCAATCAATTACACAAGAAGAGGCAGATGCTTTTGAAAAGATGGCTCAGGCAGGATATCAGATTAAATTTGCTCTATTACCAGATGTTTCTATTGGAACTTGGGATGATTTTAAAGCAAAATTTGGATATTAA
- a CDS encoding PTS mannose/fructose/sorbose/N-acetylgalactosamine transporter subunit IIC has protein sequence MEISWIQAALLGLFACLSSMPGLGGTSVGNYTLGRPLVGGLVCGIILGDIATGILVGVAMQVVYIALVTPGGTVSADVRAVSYIGIPLAMIAIKSYGLDAGSADGQALATSFGTMVGTLGTVLFYGTATINLVWQHVGWSAVEKGDFKKLYVVDMVLPWISHILCSFIPTLIMCKMGAPMVDLIKTYLPMDGIAMMTLFTVGSLLPCVGIAILLKQIVTKAVDFIPFFFGFTLAAALGINLVSATVIAGMFALINYRIKMLMVHKPAVENIDDDDEEDI, from the coding sequence ATGGAGATTAGTTGGATTCAAGCCGCCTTGCTAGGATTATTTGCTTGTTTATCAAGTATGCCAGGTTTAGGGGGAACATCAGTAGGAAATTATACTTTGGGAAGACCATTGGTTGGTGGTTTGGTTTGTGGAATTATTTTAGGTGATATTGCAACTGGAATTTTAGTTGGTGTCGCTATGCAGGTTGTTTATATTGCTTTGGTAACTCCTGGCGGAACTGTATCAGCAGATGTTCGTGCAGTGAGTTATATTGGTATTCCATTAGCAATGATTGCGATTAAAAGTTATGGATTAGATGCTGGTTCAGCAGATGGTCAAGCCCTAGCAACTTCATTTGGTACGATGGTTGGGACTTTAGGAACAGTTTTATTCTATGGAACAGCAACTATCAATTTAGTATGGCAACATGTTGGATGGAGTGCAGTTGAAAAAGGTGATTTTAAGAAATTATATGTTGTTGATATGGTTTTACCTTGGATTTCTCATATTTTATGTTCATTTATTCCAACCCTTATTATGTGTAAGATGGGTGCTCCAATGGTTGATTTAATTAAAACTTATTTACCAATGGATGGAATTGCTATGATGACATTATTTACTGTTGGTTCATTATTGCCATGTGTGGGAATTGCTATTTTATTAAAACAAATTGTAACAAAAGCAGTTGATTTTATTCCTTTCTTCTTTGGTTTTACTTTAGCAGCAGCATTAGGAATTAATTTAGTGTCAGCGACAGTTATCGCTGGTATGTTCGCTTTGATTAATTATCGTATTAAGATGTTAATGGTTCATAAACCAGCTGTTGAGAATATTGATGATGATGACGAGGAGGATATATAA
- a CDS encoding sugar ABC transporter substrate-binding protein: MEQHEKNKKALVGIILTITAMIIGLIITSYMDPHASSHKVFGVTYMTMNNPFYEVINNEIEKVVNQSGDHLMTLDPALNVEKQNQQIYSFINQHVDGIFVNPIDSQKIKPALQAAKKANIPVIVVDAPVLDKELVNCTIVSDNYDAGVQCANDMMNRMDKANIILLKHSTVQSAKDRIDGFLDTIASKPQYHIVNEGECEGQLEIAMPMMEKMILKTSQVDVVMALNDPSALGALAALEAQNRDDVIVYGIDGTPDLKSLILQSHTVAGTVAQSPISLGRIAVEQMYQVINGKEVTSEIKIPVVLINKDNISQYDETGWQ, from the coding sequence ATGGAACAACATGAAAAGAATAAAAAAGCATTAGTGGGAATTATCTTGACAATAACAGCAATGATTATAGGTTTGATAATAACTAGCTATATGGATCCACATGCTTCTTCACACAAAGTTTTTGGTGTGACTTATATGACAATGAATAATCCTTTTTATGAAGTCATCAATAATGAAATAGAAAAAGTTGTCAATCAAAGTGGTGATCATCTCATGACATTAGATCCTGCTTTGAATGTAGAAAAACAAAATCAGCAGATTTATTCATTTATAAATCAACATGTTGATGGCATATTTGTGAATCCTATTGATTCACAAAAGATCAAACCTGCACTTCAAGCTGCTAAAAAAGCCAATATTCCTGTTATTGTTGTAGATGCACCAGTTTTGGATAAAGAATTAGTCAATTGTACAATTGTATCAGATAATTATGATGCAGGTGTTCAGTGTGCTAATGATATGATGAATAGAATGGATAAAGCCAATATTATTCTTTTAAAACATTCAACAGTTCAATCAGCTAAAGATCGTATTGATGGCTTCTTAGATACAATAGCATCAAAACCACAATATCATATTGTGAATGAAGGTGAATGTGAAGGTCAATTGGAAATTGCCATGCCTATGATGGAAAAGATGATATTGAAAACAAGTCAGGTCGATGTTGTGATGGCTTTAAATGATCCTAGTGCTTTAGGTGCATTAGCTGCTTTAGAAGCACAAAATAGAGATGATGTTATTGTCTATGGAATTGATGGAACGCCAGATTTAAAATCATTGATTTTACAAAGTCATACAGTTGCTGGGACAGTTGCTCAGTCACCTATTTCACTTGGAAGAATTGCTGTTGAGCAAATGTATCAGGTGATTAATGGAAAAGAAGTCACAAGTGAAATTAAAATACCTGTTGTACTGATTAATAAAGATAATATTTCTCAATATGATGAAACGGGGTGGCAATAA
- a CDS encoding HAD-IC family P-type ATPase, with protein MKKITGLTQSEVNQQKELGNINVSPKPLVKTNRQIIVEHVFNLFNAYNFVIACALVAVQAWSSLFFVVIVTSNTVIRIYQEIRSRNMVAKLNLIISPQTKVLRDNQIEAIDNEQIVLNDVIYLETGNQISADSIVLDTTVEVDESLLTGEVDPVLKKVGDHLLSGSFIVSGACHAKVEHVGIDNYATKIASEARNRKPVVSELVTFFNKVTKFTSFLVLPLSIFMLYQALIVRDESITMAIVNTSTALLGMLPKGLVLLTSVSMAASVVRLGKKEVLVQEMFSIETLSHADVLCLDKTGTLTEGKMQVQDVISFDHSLPYDIHELMTSFVNGSLDNNATFQTLANYFQGNTKYDTKDRISFSSARKWSASLLEGVGTIIVGAPEFIIPDLSMPQTVEEARQNGARVLLVAYHPSFDAFEDDLKNAIPLAAIVIFDPLRKDAKEAIAFFKENDVAVKVISGDNPVTVSALAAQAGIDNPSHYIDATTLQTDEDIENAVMHYNVIGRATPHQKHKMILALQSHQLKVAMTGDGVNDVLALKDADVSIAMGSGSDAAKQISQFVVISGELSTMVDVVKEGRLDTNNVERSASMYYLKTIYTIVIAIAMVILNMPYPFIPFQMTLLDNFVEGFPSFMILFEKNISKQKESIGRHTLRYSVPNAIAIICSVITMSILSTRLGLDMNELFTILYFSTALLAIHLIYRIYCPINWYRGFVLVIDVIGLILATRLFWDWLALAPITDVLIKYILVIVACGIVLSTVISYFINCYLDKE; from the coding sequence ATGAAAAAAATAACTGGTTTGACACAAAGCGAAGTGAATCAACAAAAAGAACTTGGAAATATCAATGTTTCTCCTAAGCCATTAGTGAAAACCAATCGACAGATTATTGTTGAACATGTTTTCAATTTATTTAATGCATATAACTTTGTGATTGCATGTGCTTTAGTAGCTGTGCAGGCATGGTCAAGTTTGTTCTTTGTTGTGATTGTGACTTCGAATACAGTTATCCGTATTTATCAGGAAATTAGATCACGTAATATGGTTGCTAAATTAAATTTGATTATATCTCCACAGACGAAAGTATTAAGAGATAATCAAATAGAAGCAATTGATAATGAACAGATTGTTTTAAATGATGTGATTTATTTAGAAACAGGAAATCAGATTTCTGCTGATTCGATTGTTTTGGATACAACTGTAGAAGTTGATGAATCATTATTAACTGGTGAAGTTGATCCCGTTCTTAAAAAAGTTGGTGATCATTTATTATCAGGAAGTTTTATTGTTTCAGGTGCCTGTCATGCAAAAGTTGAACATGTAGGTATTGATAATTATGCAACTAAAATTGCTAGTGAAGCAAGAAATCGTAAACCTGTTGTTTCAGAATTGGTAACATTTTTTAACAAAGTAACTAAATTCACAAGTTTTCTTGTTTTGCCACTAAGTATTTTTATGTTATATCAGGCTTTAATCGTTCGTGATGAATCTATTACAATGGCAATTGTTAATACATCCACAGCTTTATTAGGAATGTTGCCAAAAGGTTTAGTCTTACTGACAAGTGTTTCTATGGCAGCCAGTGTTGTGCGATTGGGTAAAAAAGAAGTTCTTGTTCAAGAAATGTTTAGTATTGAAACATTGTCTCATGCAGATGTTTTGTGTTTAGATAAAACAGGGACATTAACAGAAGGAAAGATGCAGGTTCAGGATGTGATTTCATTTGATCATTCATTGCCATATGATATTCATGAACTGATGACATCATTTGTAAATGGAAGTTTAGATAACAATGCAACCTTTCAGACTTTAGCTAATTATTTCCAGGGAAATACAAAATATGACACAAAAGATCGTATTTCATTCTCTTCTGCCCGTAAATGGAGTGCATCATTATTAGAAGGTGTGGGGACAATCATTGTAGGAGCTCCAGAATTTATCATCCCTGATTTATCCATGCCTCAGACAGTTGAAGAAGCAAGACAAAATGGGGCTCGTGTTTTATTGGTTGCCTATCACCCATCTTTTGATGCATTTGAAGATGACTTAAAGAATGCAATACCTTTAGCTGCTATTGTTATTTTTGATCCATTAAGAAAAGATGCTAAAGAAGCCATTGCTTTCTTTAAAGAAAATGATGTTGCAGTCAAAGTTATATCAGGAGATAATCCAGTTACTGTTAGTGCTTTAGCAGCGCAGGCTGGAATTGATAATCCAAGTCACTATATTGATGCGACAACTTTACAAACAGATGAAGATATTGAAAATGCTGTTATGCATTATAATGTGATTGGACGAGCAACCCCTCATCAAAAACATAAAATGATTTTAGCATTGCAAAGTCATCAGCTTAAAGTTGCTATGACAGGTGATGGTGTCAATGATGTTTTGGCATTAAAAGATGCTGATGTTTCAATTGCGATGGGTTCAGGTTCAGATGCTGCTAAGCAAATATCGCAATTTGTTGTTATTAGTGGTGAATTATCAACAATGGTTGATGTTGTTAAAGAAGGACGTTTGGACACAAATAATGTTGAGCGTTCCGCTTCTATGTATTATCTCAAAACAATTTATACAATTGTGATTGCAATTGCAATGGTTATATTAAATATGCCTTATCCATTTATTCCTTTTCAAATGACTTTATTAGATAACTTTGTTGAAGGCTTCCCATCTTTTATGATTTTGTTTGAAAAGAATATTAGTAAACAAAAAGAATCAATTGGTAGACATACTTTACGTTATTCAGTTCCTAATGCTATAGCCATTATATGTAGTGTGATTACAATGAGTATCCTATCCACGAGATTGGGATTAGATATGAATGAATTGTTTACAATCCTTTATTTTTCTACAGCCTTACTTGCTATTCATTTAATATATCGTATTTATTGTCCTATCAATTGGTATAGAGGTTTTGTTTTGGTTATTGATGTCATTGGGTTGATATTAGCAACGAGATTGTTTTGGGATTGGTTAGCTTTGGCACCTATTACAGATGTCTTAATAAAATATATTTTGGTTATTGTAGCTTGTGGTATTGTTTTATCAACAGTGATTTCTTATTTTATAAATTGTTATTTAGATAAAGAGTAA
- a CDS encoding PTS sugar transporter subunit IIA, translating to MKYVVLVSHGQFAKGLANALSMLAGVREEVIAVGLEDGQSADEFACLFQQSISSITKEDEIILLGDLIGGSPLTTALNVITELKMNDHCVVIGGMNLPLALTTVLMKDAFDKEQLVEQVLLEAQGALKELKLEVSEEEDI from the coding sequence ATGAAATATGTTGTGCTTGTGAGTCATGGTCAGTTTGCTAAGGGATTAGCCAATGCCTTATCTATGTTAGCAGGAGTAAGAGAGGAAGTTATCGCAGTTGGTCTTGAAGATGGTCAGTCGGCTGATGAATTTGCTTGTTTATTTCAGCAAAGTATCTCATCAATTACGAAAGAAGATGAAATTATCTTGTTAGGAGATTTGATTGGTGGTTCACCATTAACAACTGCTCTTAATGTCATTACAGAATTAAAAATGAATGATCATTGTGTTGTCATTGGTGGAATGAATCTACCACTTGCGCTTACAACTGTCTTGATGAAAGATGCTTTTGATAAAGAGCAATTGGTTGAACAGGTTCTTTTAGAAGCACAAGGGGCTTTAAAAGAATTAAAACTAGAAGTAAGTGAAGAAGAGGATATTTAA
- a CDS encoding PTS system mannose/fructose/sorbose family transporter subunit IID, which yields MDKKLTKKTLTKSFHNWYYGNLTCFSQEHMQTFGYLCSMLPIVEELYKTKEEQARSMKTYTAFFNTEPQVGSVIVGMTAGLEEARANGAEDVDDETINGLRAGLMGPLAGIGDSLVVGTVIPILLGVAMGMSSGGSPLGAIFYIIVWNLFAYFGMKFLYFKGYELGGKAVEFLVGSQGEALRESITMLGGIVIGAVAATWVNVQTSFTMIAKGAEKPYLDLQNTLNSVYPGFLTAAFVLLCWYLLSKRKMSPIKVMLLLVIIAFVGVLVGFFNPGLAY from the coding sequence ATGGATAAGAAATTAACAAAAAAGACGCTGACAAAGTCATTTCATAATTGGTATTATGGAAATCTAACATGTTTTTCTCAAGAACATATGCAAACATTTGGTTATTTATGTTCAATGTTACCAATTGTTGAAGAATTGTATAAGACAAAAGAAGAACAGGCAAGATCCATGAAAACCTATACAGCTTTCTTTAATACTGAACCACAGGTTGGATCAGTTATTGTAGGAATGACTGCTGGTCTAGAAGAGGCACGTGCAAATGGAGCAGAAGATGTTGATGATGAAACAATCAATGGTTTACGTGCCGGATTAATGGGACCATTAGCTGGAATTGGTGATTCATTGGTTGTTGGAACAGTTATTCCGATTTTATTAGGCGTGGCAATGGGAATGTCTTCAGGGGGTTCACCACTTGGTGCAATCTTCTATATTATTGTTTGGAATCTATTTGCTTATTTTGGAATGAAATTCTTATATTTTAAAGGTTATGAATTAGGTGGAAAAGCTGTAGAGTTCTTAGTTGGTTCACAAGGAGAAGCTTTAAGAGAATCAATTACAATGCTTGGTGGAATTGTTATTGGAGCAGTCGCTGCAACATGGGTAAATGTTCAGACATCATTTACTATGATTGCTAAAGGAGCAGAAAAACCATATTTAGATTTACAAAATACATTAAATAGTGTCTATCCTGGATTTTTAACAGCAGCATTTGTTTTATTATGTTGGTATCTCTTATCTAAGAGAAAAATGTCACCAATTAAAGTCATGCTTTTATTAGTTATTATTGCATTTGTTGGTGTTTTGGTTGGATTCTTCAATCCAGGATTAGCTTATTAG